A region of Lycium barbarum isolate Lr01 chromosome 1, ASM1917538v2, whole genome shotgun sequence DNA encodes the following proteins:
- the LOC132627636 gene encoding uncharacterized protein At4g26450 gives MHARHRSPVGGYKSNSMGMGGVATASRVSPDGSVRGRGLHNSEYRNYNRGGFGRGQSRQFAFQQPSHGNDIFMEAGKLAAEYLVSKGLLPPNALSGKLPNGSLKSPIGNFQGFKPQDIDEGRTSTLSRVESDVGPGRRRFSDEYDRNYMRGRRRSESFRSYNSEFNRELQRSGSSDRARANPDVNGLDDALPRDRDEQQVAKDSNGMLPSFVPGKQNPDIESAGESMSSDPKPALGDSGKETSTINTGNDLPLDGQPEQKKSEDIEMSKIEVDPVNLANSSDALEKIAGNEDIEVKLFSKEHNETSMTGNNLLSLCRFGNVPTRTRSALANRDLMVDEDAHEVGLPKETEVHSQDITIDVSPGVILSDQRHDAKSLDSDKLKPPPTEEESRLTYAIKQLNEASSSSFPGNTLKEEEKIAGLSEIGSRSSIATGRGEKRELDDGDDCKGGTKRPRELTSLTSTFSDVFLYHSNSMEKQQTSQEPRRSHSEPLMFPSEEKRSVNISMIPESDVRLGSDFTEKQLLPSSFKAFDLNLMETSDVNENHDADPVHIYPVVTEGVKQEAPVDIHLTMSSNSDMTSHYARSSFDGRNVEVIDLENDSEQEEKTFNNPERRSEVEFTGTDGFSNNAHSTNNIPHAQDGYGLMISELLGNDIGNCSPLPGDMNSLHNDMGLHNGEGMLGDDDSIYMSLGEIPISFLSPWEQPPQEFGKPF, from the exons ATGCATGCCAGGCATCGGAGTCCGGTAGGTGGGTATAAGTCTAATTCAATGGGAATGGGTGGTGTGGCAACTGCCTCACGGGTTTCACCCGATGGATCAGTGAGAGGTCGTGGATTGCATAACTCGGAGTACAGAAACTATAACCGAGGTGGATTTGGGCGTGGTCAGTCGAGGCAGTTTGCGTTTCAGCAGCCTTCACATGGAAATGACATTTTCATGGAAGCTGGAAAGTTAGCAGCTGAGTACCTTGTTTCCAAAGGTCTGCTTCCACCGAATGCTCTTTCAGGGAAATTGCCTAATGGTAGCTTAAAGAGCCCAATTGGGAATTTTCAGGGATTTAAGCCACAAGATATTGATGAAGGTCGGACATCAACTCTTTCACGTGTTGAGAGTGATGTGGGGCCTGGTAGGAGAAGGTTTTCTGATGAATATGACAGAAATTATATGAGAGGAAGGAGAAGAAGCGAGTCCTTTCGAAGTTACAACTCTGAATTCAATCGAGAATTGCAAAGGAGTGGGTCGTCAGATAGAGCCAGGGCCAACCCCGATGTGAATGGTCTAGATGACGCTTTACCACGTGATAGAGATGAACAACAAGTGGCTAAAGATAGTAATGGGATGTTACCTAGTTTCGTTCCCGGTAAACAAAACCCAGATATAGAGAGTGCCGGGGAGTCGATGAGCAGTGATCCAAAACCTGCCTTGGGAGATTCTGGTAAAGAGACAAGTACCATCAACACTGGAAATGATCTCCCATTAGATGGTCAACCCGAACAAAAGAAGTCTGAAGACATTGAAATGTCGAAAATAGAAGTTGATCCTGTTAATCTTGCCAACAGTAGTGATGCGTTGGAGAAAATAGCTGGTAACGAGGATATAGAAGTCAAGTTGTTCAGCAAAGAACATAACGAGACCAGCATGACTGGTAACAATTTACTTAGCTTATGTAGGTTTGGAAATGTTCCCACGAGAACACGTTCTGCCTTGGCAAACAGAGATTTGATGGTTGATGAGGATGCTCATGAGGTCGGGCTCCCTAAAGAAACTGAAGTGCATTCCCAAGACATCACCATTGATGTTTCCCCTGGTGTCATTTTATCAGATCAAAGACATGATGCAAAAAGCCTTGATTCTGACAAATTGAAACCGCCGCCGACCGAGGAAGAATCACGTCTTACTTATGCCATTAAACAGTTAAATGAGGCAAGTTCCTCATCCTTTCCTGGAAATACGTTGAAGGAGGAAGAGAAAATAGCGGGGCTAAGTGAAATTGGAAGTCGCAGTTCTATAGCAACGGGAAGAGGTGAGAAACGAGAATTGGACGACGGTGATGATTGTAAGGGAGGAACTAAGAGACCTAGAGAATTGACTTCATTAACAAGTACTTTCTCAGATGTCTTTCTGTACCATTCTAATTCAATGGAAAAGCAGCAAACTTCACAGGAACCAAGGAGATCACATAGCGAGCCATTAATGTTTCCATCTGAGGAGAAGAGATCGGTAAACATTTCCATGATACCCGAGAGTGATGTGAGGCTGGGCAGTGACTTCACGGAGAAGCAACTTTTACCCAGTTCCTTTAAGGCTTTTGATCTCAATCTTATGGAAACTTCTGatgtgaatgagaatcatgatgCTGATCCTGTTCACATCTACCCAGTGGTTACTGAAGGTGTAAAACAAGAAGCACCAGTTGATATTCATCTGACCATGAGTAGTAACTCTGATATGACAAGTCACTATGCTAGATCTAGCTTTGATGGGCGAAATGTTGAGGTAATTGATTTGGAAAATGATTCTGAACAAGAAGAGAAGACTTTCAATAACCCTGAGAGAAG GTCTGAAGTTGAATTCACTGGAACAGATGGTTTTTCTAATAATGCACATAGTACCAACAACATACCCCATGCTCAGGATGGTTATGGACTTATGATTTCCGAATTACTTGGGAATGATATAGGAAATTGTTCTCCTCTACCAGGAGATATGAATTCTTTGCACAATGATATGGGCCTCCATAATGGAGAG GGCATGCTTGGTGACGATGATTCAATATATATGTCCTTGGGAGAAATTCCGATAA GCTTTTTGTCGCCCTGGGAGCAGCCGCCGCAAGAATTTGGAAAGCCATTTTGA
- the LOC132627643 gene encoding WPP domain-interacting protein 1-like — translation MTTTLQDLDDPDRNKVENNGSNVVVIDNPVLDEAKSKGTGTADLVGSPPSVKSSPTAKGFGLKKWRRIRRQAHKDGDSNTESAKLLKRGLSNAAANPAKPVHLSAGTIRNSDGSVSSANAILRSPGVLVDGFGLIGDSGLAIQPIVFGGTNSENSEDRSSRSSTAASAPRARYEIPIVHGYVPVKNGQRTQSGNYMGTSAQQSHPRKGRAEASKKARGERVKLEKENSHSSLESDSQSSNFLRKQSNNHATSNGTKGGSSANNDGQFSDEALTRERPFSEELQTGLDRRNGKECETEEDQGAESTWEVKEERSEYQGLSTDHDPLLESMFTLQAAQENLEREIQKLKEIRIEDVVIDHSLQNVGIPSDFSSGDTDFPGPNASEHSQSRNGEQHSFDSLESEVVSLKQNSILLQNKLNDESDLIKLKEARVTELEALLCSNSKKEEKKTGNDLHQSIEDIEGELECLFRQKIEAEIEYLAISRTIQMLRTATIDQATLVEDQDLLATEQARMVKKLGDSEKKAAIVKSQVKNLEKYCDDVASTNKTLELQKGVCKYSSYFLIPLVLLAIVFGLYMLQISPDAVEVVPT, via the exons ATGACCACAACACTTCAAGATTTGGATGATCCTGATCGAAACAAGGTTGAAAACAATGGGTCTAATGTTGTTGTGATCGATAACCCTGTTTTGGATGAAGCTAAAAGTAAGGGCACTGGAACTGCGGACCTAGTGGGTTCACCTCCCTCAGTGAAATCCTCACCAACAGCTAAAGGGTTTGGCTTGAAGAAATGGAGAAGGATCAGGCGGCAAGCACACAAGGATGGGGATAGTAACACAGAGAGTGCTAAATTGTTGAAGCGTGGTTTGTCGAACGCCGCTGCAAATCCAGCAAAACCTGTACATTTATCTGCTGGAACAATCCGAAATAGTGATGGATCTGTTTCTTCAGCAAATGCAATATTGAGGAGCCCTGGTGTTCTTGTTGATGGCTTTGGTTTAATTGGTGATTCTGGGTTGGCGATTCAGCCTATAGTTTTTGGTGGGACTAACTCAGAGAATAGCGAGGACCGAAGTAGTAGGTCTTCAACTGCAGCCAGTGCTCCAAGGGCAAGGTACGAAATACCTATCGTCCATGGTTATGTGCCTGTTAAGAATGGGCAGAGGACTCAAAGTGGGAATTACATGGGTACCTCGGCTCAGCAATCTCATCCGAGAAAGGGTCGGGCTGAAGCTAGTAAAAAGGCTAGAGGAGAAAGGGTCAAACTCGAGAAGGAAAACTCTCATTCAAGCTTGGAATCTGACTCACAAAGCTCCAATTTTCTCCGTAAGCAAAGTAATAATCATGCAACAAGTAATGGTACAAAAGGTGGAAGCTCAGCGAATAATGATGGACAATTCAGTGATGAAGCTCTCACCAGAGAAAGACCATTCAGTGAGGAACTTCAGACTGGTCTAGATAGAAGAAATGGTAAGGAGTGCGAAACTGAAGAAGATCAAGGCGCTGAATCCACCTGGGAGGTTAAAGAAGAGAGGAGTGAGTATCAGGGGTTGTCCACAGATCACGATCCTCTGCTGGAGTCTATGTTCACACTTCAAGCTGCTCAGGAAAATCTTGAAAGAG AAATTCAGAAATTGAAAGAAATCAGAATCGAAGATGTTGTCATTGACCATTCTCTTCAGAATGTTGGTATACCTTCAGATTTCAGTTCAGGTGACACAGATTTTCCTGGACCAAACGCATCTGAACATTCACAATCCAGGAACGGTGAGCAACATTCATTTGATTCATTGGAGTCTGAAGTGGTTAGCTTAAAGCAGAATAGTATACTATTGCAAAACAAGCTTAACGATGAATCAGACTTGATTAAGTTAAAGGAAGCGAGAGTTACTGAACTCGAAGCCCTCTTATGTAGTAACTCaaagaaggaagaaaagaaaacagGAAATGATTTGCACCAGAGTATTGAGGACATTGAAGGGGAACTTGAGTGCCTCTTTaggcagaagattgaagctgaaATTGAATATTTAGCAATATCAAGAACAATCCAAATGTTGAGAACTGCAACGATCGATCAAGCAACCCTTGTGGAAGATCAAGATTTATTAGCTACAGAACAAGCACGGATGGTGAAGAAGCTTGGCGATTCAGAAAAGAAAGCTGCAATCGTCAAGTCGCAGGTTAAAAACTTGGAAAAGTACTGTGATGATGTAGCGAGCACTAATAAAACACTGGAGCTGCAGAAGGGAGTCTGCAAGTATAGTTCCTATTTTTTGATACCATTGGTATTGCTGGCTATCGTCTTTGGACTGTATATGTTGCAGATCTCACCTGATGCTGTTGAAGTTGTACCGACATAG